The following nucleotide sequence is from Juglans microcarpa x Juglans regia isolate MS1-56 chromosome 6D, Jm3101_v1.0, whole genome shotgun sequence.
GCATGTTGcatcttattgttgcaacaaatgtggatCTTGTGGGACATAAGATCATATTTAGCCAAAAACGTGCACAGTTCCTTATACAAGTGGCATGTAGAGAACCCATTGACTTGCCACTTCGTATTTTTGAGAgaatccgttacgaggcgagcgtCGTCTCCACGGACAACCTCCCATATGGAGTTCTAATTACCAAGCTATTAATAGCCCAAGGTGTGCAACCCATGGTGGATGAGTGAAGTATAGACCAGATGAGCCCCATCGACATTACCACACACCATCAAAGCATTGGACAGGAAAAAGGGCATGCTCGACGTCAGCCTGGCCTTGTACCAGATCTTGTTCCTCTGATCTAATCCAAGCCCCGTGTTGCGAGTACTAATCAACCGCCGATGGGTACATCTATGGGAGATGCGTGGCCTGCTTGTATTGATACGAGGGTCTCAAATATTACTACGCACATTGATCGAAAGATCGAGTCAATAGAACATAGTGTTGAAGATTTTGTCGTCGATGTTCTCCATCGGATATATATCCTAAACACAAAGGTCAACGCATTGactgaaaattttaataaatatgtaaccaACACGTTTTGAGTATtttgtacattatttttatcatatgtaatgaacaatattattatttaatatatctactgttttgaaattcaattctcaatctttttttaatgttagcttatataactttaatattaaatcactgcaatttaattctcaattttttttaatttgaaatatccaactttagtattaaatcaattaacgtTCACACGTGAGAATCAATACCTTTCGAACGTTGGCGCCAAGATTTTTTATGTTCGCACGTAAATATAACCCACGTTCGAATGTCCAGGAAACGTTCTAACGTGAATAtgtatacgttcaaacgtaataCAATTTCTCAGTTGCCGTCAATGATGATTTTGTGACGGTTTGGGCACTATCACAATTTCCAAACCAttacaaaaactaatttttgttgtagtgatgtAAATAACTGAAGAGTTTTGTTACTCACTTTTACGTACTCTTTATACACTTTACTGATGTGATTGatcaaaatagttattttatattaaaaaaaaaagtgatgcgatcaattatattaatagaatgcgtaaaaaatatataaaagtgactATACGGAAACTTTTTGGTGGCGGGAATTTAGGACAAAAATTTCTCTACGGCTGCCGTATGTATGCATCTGCTCCTGTTTCTGGGTGGACCTTGTGATTAGAATTCAGTGCCCTTTTACAGGGAAATGAAACCATGCAGACTACTCAAGGACGGCATAGTACAAATTAACCATATCGATATTGGTGCTCAAAACCTCAAGCCCATTTGGCTAGGACTGACATACAACCAGCTCCTATTAGAAGTGAGAGATTTGCTCCTAATTGAATCCTCAGATTGTTTTGCAGTCTTGGGTTCATGAAATCTGCTGCTAGTAGATCAACCAGTGCCATGTAAACTAAAATCCCAGCAGATGCAGCTTCAAAAATCCCTTGAACTATCAGAGCAGTCGGGCTATTCTCCTTGTAAACGCTTGATATTCCAGTGCCGATTGCAATCCCAACTGGGGTTGTGAGGGAGAAAAAAGTTGCCATTATTGCTGCAGATCTAGTCTTGAATTGCGCCTGACAGAAACAAAAATTCCTAGGTATAGATAGATACAAAATAAATGACAGCAAATCTTTaggcaaaatatataaaacacgAGTGTTATAGTCTGCTGATGATATGCATGTGGCTCACAACTAGCAGAGCTGCAATGCCCCCAAAATTCATTACTTTGGTCTAAAAGTCAAAGTCTCATTTTTCAGCATGAAAGTTGGCCAACTGGATGTTTGAGTTGACCCGTTAGACTTGTTTAAAGGagtttcatattgtttcttcaTTTGAATTAACTATTACCAAAGAGTGTCGTTTCTCACTTCTTACGATGTATAGGGAGATTCTCAGCTTGGAACATTTtgattctttatattttaaggtCAAATTTAAATCTGCCAAAGTGTTCAGATTATTACCACgatactattttattataagtGAGGACAATCAATAAAGTAATTACGGATACcgtcctttaaaaaaatatattactaaaGAAACGATGGTTTGCCTATTGTGAAAACATTTACAaccttattaatattatataaaattgctAATGGCACTCAATTTTCTTTAGTTAAAGAGACTCAGCTTGAATCCAAGGCTATATACAGAAAGGAGTACTGTGATGTACCTGAGATATGCAGCCACCAAGCCCCATGCCCTCAAAAAACTGATGAAAAGACAAGGCTGCTATGAGAGGTTTTATTGTTTCAGGGTTCCCCGAAGCACCCAAAGATATTCCAATTATAACTGAATGAGCCACAATTCCTAGCTCCAACACCTAATAATTAAACACGCACCCAACAAAGTTAGAAAAACTCCcaagcaaataaaataatagtactGCTATAAGGTTAATTGCTGGTGAACAATCTGAGAAACATCAATAagacaaattattaattaaaccAATAAACAACGAACCTAATATCACTCTTACTTGTGATATAACCCGAAAACGGATTAGCTCAGCCAGATTAGTCTCCTCGGAATGGTTGGCTGAGCCATGAGCATGGCCATGCGTGGCATGTGTATGAACATGTATGTGTCCGGCATGTTCATCGCCCATCTCTTCATCTCCATTGATCACCTGCTTAGATTTGTTGAAGTGCAGCCTTTTATAAAATCCTGTTGCGGATGAATCAACTATTAATGTTGCTATAGCAGACATCATGGCAACGAAACCAGCAAACGGAAAGTTTCCCCATGGATTCTCGTTTAGGCAAGGTGATGTTAGACTCTCAAAAGCATCCGGCAATATGTGGATGAACCCAGTTGCTAGGATTACCCCAGCAGCAAAGGCTTTGATCATGAAAAAGATGTCATTTTCAGGCCTTAGGCTTGGGATTTTCTTGCCTAACAGTGGGATGCCAACACCCACAGCACCAGCAAAGAGAATAGCTGCAACCGAAGTCAATTTATATCTAAGTGTTTCGCTTTTGTTGGTCTCTGTGGCCTCAACATCGCAGGTACAATCTCCAGAAACTATAGTAGGAAGGAAAActaacataaaaacaaacaacatCCTTAAGATGTTGAAAGAACAAGCTCTACTTTTGATCATGGcgtgagagagaagaaaaggtaGTCACCAAAAAGGAGGAAATTATGGTACTGGTGCAATTGGGCAAAGGTTTGCTGGTGGATTCTTTGAACAAGGCTCTAGTACTTGTGTTTGttatatagaaaagaaaaagatcgaAGTTGCAAATTAATGGGATTTctgtttaaaataatttattggcTTATTTTGAAAACAGGACTAAGGAATAATCGATGAATGGCTATTAGATCGAGCATCTTATGTATAGTAGTCCAGTGCATGAGCATtaaagaaagccaaaaaaaaaaaaaatgtagattaTGGACTTGCATATATAAAACGCTAGCTTCTCAAGTTGGCTGTGTGGTATGCATGTGGGTTGTCAGCATATGGATGTAGGTTGGATGGCCTGAAAATTGAGGAATATAACATTATAACATATTTACATGGAATGCAAATCATGAtcatataaaaaagtttaattactaaatagaaatgatagttatagtCGTCACTGTAAGCGtcgcataattatttttaaaaaaataaataaatatgatatttatataaaaaaaaaattaattttttaataataatttttattttttttaaataattatacgacaCTTTTACCTTTCATAATTgtacataatattatttatgaataaaagTGTTTCAcatataagttaattatttattaggTGTCAGTGGCCATATGTGTATGATCTATATATGTGAAAAAGCAACGAATTTAAAAACACGGATTTCGTACCCAGTTTAGTGGATATTGGTGGGGACATCCTTGAATGCGTAATGAGTATATATTTTTACgtttttgatatatatgataatatttaatttataaaaaaacttaaaattaaattttcttagAGATTAAGATCATTTAATGTGTATGGTAGTAGCATTCACAACGGTTTACAAATatgacttttctttctttcctaagattttagaaaaatgctattcATCTCACCGACAGTTGGGCTTCGAttagattttgataaaattttttttatatatagtgattaaaaaaaaatttaatgatgttgtaaatttttttaaatatttaaaaatataaaaaaaataaaacattttttaccTTTATCGGGACCCTCGTGCTAGTGCTCAAGATTTTATGGGATTCTATAAAAATGGTCATCTCAATATATGCAGAAGTGCTCGGAAATGCGTGAAATGTGATGATATTGCATGTAGTCGCGTAAATGAATTATGTCGTGAGAGAacgatatatataaatatatacatatataaagggaagagaaaagaataataatatataaaataatattggatATAATTATGAGTACTTGTgcaaagattttattataaatattatttctttctttaataaatacGAGGGTTCGAGTAGGTTTCACCGCCACACTCGAGAAAAGGACATGAAAAAGCGATCGAAGGGAAGGTGTAGACATAATGTTGTCATGCAAATGCCTTTTTCAGTAATCTCGCTTTGATTGCATCGGTATagtgtttagtttagttgaagTCAATCCGAGAATGTCGTTAGGATGTCTGTCTCtcttttttgaattaattaaataaatagacacTTTTCTTGAATTCTAGCCCATAGTCGTGTCAGGAGGGTTCACGTCTTTTCAGCTTTTTCTTCGAAGAAATGTGTCACTCTATCAAGCACTACTCTCACCTAAAATGTATCAAACTACTGTATATATTTTCCCATCCTAACTAAAATGAATGAGGTATTAAAATGGTATACACTTTCCCTCCGATAAtggtatatattattttttagtttcgATTTCAAAGTGTTAAAATACTGTTAATTAGAgagtaaaaagtatttttttcatatatt
It contains:
- the LOC121235881 gene encoding zinc transporter 1-like, whose protein sequence is MIKSRACSFNILRMLFVFMLVFLPTIVSGDCTCDVEATETNKSETLRYKLTSVAAILFAGAVGVGIPLLGKKIPSLRPENDIFFMIKAFAAGVILATGFIHILPDAFESLTSPCLNENPWGNFPFAGFVAMMSAIATLIVDSSATGFYKRLHFNKSKQVINGDEEMGDEHAGHIHVHTHATHGHAHGSANHSEETNLAELIRFRVISQVLELGIVAHSVIIGISLGASGNPETIKPLIAALSFHQFFEGMGLGGCISQAQFKTRSAAIMATFFSLTTPVGIAIGTGISSVYKENSPTALIVQGIFEAASAGILVYMALVDLLAADFMNPRLQNNLRIQLGANLSLLIGAGCMSVLAKWA